One window of the Triticum dicoccoides isolate Atlit2015 ecotype Zavitan chromosome 3B, WEW_v2.0, whole genome shotgun sequence genome contains the following:
- the LOC119275573 gene encoding putative ubiquitin-conjugating enzyme E2 38: MVLKKLLQLFGVGKKKKKNSNKKGKSIDPLWQGASAAPHSTVNVLASNILLDPCSSGSGNVLSLQKHEPECSSNISSMIKAADGSENEDHKLFNQFDVVQDYSDHHYAKTSPGKMSKDWTKTIQNEWKLLQRDLPGSIYVRVYEDRIDLLRAAIVGPSGTPYHDGLFFFDVCFPPEYPRCPPKVYYHSGGLRLNPNLYESGKVCLSLLNTWWGSGCEKWSKSNSTMLQVLISIQGLVLNDKPYFNEPGYKNTVNTPLGEKHSMAYNQTAFVLSCKTMLYSLRKPPKHFETLVVHHFHERERAILDACSAYASGIIVGSSVRDGAKYACDKCFAGFKKSLVAHTELLAKELAKNRAQALELKGDTPAADGIASTSLGQT; encoded by the exons ATGGTTCTCAAGAAGCTGCTTCAACTCTTTGGAGTtggcaagaaaaagaagaagaattcCAACAAGAAAG GCAAGTCCATAGACCCTCTTTGGCAAG GTGCTAGTGCTGCTCCACACTCCACTGTAAATGTCCTTGCAAGTAACATTCTTTTGGATCCCTGTTCAAGTGGGTCTGGTAATGTGCTGTCACTGCAAAAACATGAACCTGAATGTTCAAGTAACATCTCATCGATGATAAaggcagcagatggatctgaaaaTGAGGATCACAAGTTATTTAACCAATTTGACGTTGTTCAAGATTACTCTGACCACCACTATGCAAAGACCTCACCAGGGAAG ATGAGCAAAGATTGGACGAAAACAATCCAAAATGAATGGAAGCTTCTACAGAGAGATCTACCTG GATCTATATATGTTAGAGTTTATGAGGACAGGATTGATCTGCTAAGGGCTGCTATTGTTGGGCCTTCTGGAACTCCATATCATGACGGTCTTTTCTTCTTTGATGTTTGTTTTCCTCCTGAGTACCCGCGATGTCCACCG AAAGTGTACTACCATTCAGGTGGGCTTCGACTAAATCCAAACCTGTATGAGAGTGGAAAGGTGTGCCTTAGCCTGCTGAACACTTGGTGGGGTTCTGGATGTGAGAAGTGGAGCAAGTCGAATTCCACCATGCTTCAGGTGTTGATCTCCATCCAGGGCCTTGTGTTGAATGATAAACCATACTTTAATGAGCCAGGCTACAAAAACACGGTTAATACACCTCTTGGTGAAAAGCATTCCATGGCATATAATCAGACTGCGTTTGTACTATCCTGCAAGACTATGTTGTATTCACTTCGGAAGCCTCCAAAG CATTTTGAGACCCTTGTGGTGCACCATTTCCACGAGCGGGAGCGTGccatcctggacgcatgcagcgcaTACGCGTCTGGCATTATCGTCGGATCATCGGTCAGGGATGGCGCGAAGTACGCCTGCGATAAGTGCTTTGCCGGTTTCAAGAAGTCCCTGGTTGCACACACCGAACTTCTCGCAAAGGAGTTGGCTAAGAACAGAGCTCAAGCGCTGGAACTGAAGGGAGACACGCCAGCTGCAGATGGGATCGCGTCTACCAGCTTGGGCCAGACCTGA
- the LOC119275571 gene encoding serine/threonine-protein kinase RHS3-like — protein MNSRSYNKLDTANDKMDFNTRGNTAFNGTLDRNQSGVSANPSTASKPAAHSQIPMDFSTRENTAFNGAVDRNQPGVSANPSTASKQAAHSQIPSDKKPRPKKEDFADKGNPNHMTKRLVNPAESPVLTPTKAASRGMNSNTQEKLSDSGLTIRQGSADSPRSNSLDSCMSGHVKHHTGGDCRWEAVQLASSRDSPLSLVHFRLLKRLGYGDIGSVYLVELRGTDTFFAMKVMDKESLISRNKLIRAQTEREILGLLDHPFLPTLYTHFETDKFYCLVMEYCCGGNLHSLRQKQLHKHFSEHAARFYASEVLLALEYLHMLGIVYRDLKPENVLVRDGGHIMLSDFDLSLRCSVSPMLVKSSSVHAGPNGIEKGLTNTEGVSNGCIQPSTFFPRMLSMSMSKRNRNKTKSDLSLHGLQTMEFNAEPTDARSMSFVGTHEYLAPEIIRGEGHGSAVDWWTFGIFLYELLHGMTPFKGNGNRATLSNVVEQPLRFPESPPVSNVARDLIRGLLTKDPQKRIATKRGATEIKQHPFFEGVNWALVRSAHPPSVPDPVDFRQYLGKEKKAERGLGTVPSSLSAGAVAAAKTASGQFEYF, from the exons ATGAACTCCAGGTCATACAACAAACTGGACACCGCGAATGACAAAATGGATTttaacacccgtggaaataccgcgtTCAATGGCACCTTAGACCGGAATCAATCAGGTGTGTCTGCCAATCCATCCACAGCATCCAAACCAGCTGCACACTCGCAGATCCCAATGGACTTCAGCACTCGTGAAAATACAGCGTTCAATGGCGCCGTAGACCGGAATCAACCGGGTGTCTCAGCCAATCCATCCACAGCATCCAAACAGGCTGCACACTCGCAGATCCCTTCGGATAAGAAACCACGTCCCAAGAAAGAAGATTTTGCTGACAAAGGAAACCCAAACCACATGACAAAACGCCTTGTTAATCCTGCGGAGAGCCCTGTGCTGACACCAACAAAAGCAGCATCCAGAGGCATGAACAGTAATACACAAGAGAAACTTAGTGATTCCGGTCTAACCATTCGTCAAGGTAGCGCTGACAGTCCAAGAAGTAACAGCTTGGATAGCTGCATGTCCGGCCATGTCAAGCATCACACCGGAGGGGACTGCCGATGGGAGGCCGTCCAGTTGGCCAGCTCCAGGGACTCCCCTCTCAGCCTAGTCCACTTTAGACTTCTGAAGCGCCTTGGATACGGAGACATTGGCAGTGTTTACCTTGTGGAGCTCAGGGGCACGGACACGTTCTTCGCGATGAAGGTGATGGACAAGGAGTCGCTCATCAGCAGGAACAAGCTGATCAGGGCGCAAACGGAGAGGGAGATACTCGGCCTTCTCGATCACCCTTTTCTGCCCACGCTGTACACTCATTTCGAGACCGACAAGTTCTACTGCCTTGTCATGGAGTATTGCTGCGGCGGTAATCTCCATTCGCTTCGGCAGAAGCAGCTGCACAAGCACTTCTCCGAGCATGCAGCCAG ATTTTATGCCTCTGAGGTGTTGCTGGCACTGGAGTACCTCCACATGCTAGGCATTGTGTACCGAGACCTCAAGCCGGAGAACGTGCTCGTCCGAGACGGGGGGCACATCATGCTGTCCGACTTCGACCTGTCGCTGCGGTGCTCGGTGAGCCCGATGCTCGTCAAGTCGTCGTCGGTGCACGCAGGCCCCAACGGCATCGAGAAAGGGCTGACCAACACGGAGGGCGTGAGCAACGGGTGCATCCAGCCGTCGACGTTCTTCCCGCGGATGCTGAGCATGAGCATGAGCAAGAGGAACCGCAACAAGACCAAGTCGGAcctcagcctccacgggctccagaCCATGGAGTTCAACGCGGAGCCGACGGACGCCCGGTCCATGTCGTTCGTGGGCACCCACGAGTACCTGGCGCCGGAGATCATCCGAGGGGAGGGCCACGGCAGCGCGGTGGACTGGTGGACCTTCGGCATCTTCCTCTACGAGCTGCTGCACGGCATGACGCCCTTCAAGGGGAACGGCAACCGCGCCACGCTGAGCAACGTGGTGGAGCAGCCGCTGCGGTTCCCCGAGAGCCCGCCGGTGAGCAACGTCGCGCGGGACCTCATCCGGGGGCTGCTCACCAAGGACCCCCAGAAGAGGATCGCGACCAAGAGGGGCGCCACCGAGATCAAGCAGCACCCGTTCTTCGAGGGCGTGAACTGGGCGCTTGTCCGGAGCGCGCACCCGCCGTCGGTGCCGGACCCCGTCGACTTCAGGCAGTACCTAGGCAAGGAGAAGAAGGCAGAGCGTGGCCTTGGCACCGTTCCGAGCAGCTTATCGGCTGGCGCTGTCGCGGCAGCCAAGACGGCCTCCGGCCAGTTCGAGTATTTCTAG